A stretch of Longimicrobium sp. DNA encodes these proteins:
- a CDS encoding DUF1611 domain-containing protein: protein MYHELGDYTYLVLAEGLFGPQTSKTANSAVRYLPDRIVAVVDSRHAGRTVGEVLGFGGETPVLASVEEGLSLGATALLIGIAPQGGQLPDDWRPALRRAIDAGLHLVSGLHFHLGDDAELRERAARGGVRIHDLRRPPPDLPVSTGKARLVDALVVHTVGTDCNIGKMTAGLQIRDALVRKGARVGFAATGQTGILIEGWGIAVDAVVADFVGGAAERLVLRAAEGSDVVLVEGQGSLVHPGYSGVTLGLLHGSMPDAQILCHQPTRACPFSYAGNYTWMRLPDVPEMIRICEGAIAPLRESPVIGIALNTWDLDDAAARDAVLRVQDQTGLPATDPVRFDPAPLADAILAARERKLAARAGAAVE from the coding sequence ATGTACCACGAGCTGGGCGACTACACGTACCTGGTGCTCGCCGAGGGGCTCTTCGGCCCGCAGACGAGCAAGACGGCCAACAGCGCGGTGCGCTACCTCCCCGACCGCATCGTGGCGGTGGTGGACTCGCGCCACGCCGGGCGCACGGTGGGCGAGGTGCTCGGCTTCGGCGGGGAGACGCCGGTGCTGGCGAGCGTCGAGGAGGGGCTCTCGCTCGGCGCCACGGCTCTCCTGATCGGCATCGCGCCGCAGGGCGGGCAGCTCCCGGACGACTGGCGGCCGGCGCTGCGGCGCGCCATCGACGCCGGGCTGCACCTGGTGAGCGGGCTGCACTTCCACCTGGGCGACGACGCCGAGTTGCGCGAGCGGGCGGCCCGCGGCGGGGTGCGCATCCACGACCTGCGCCGGCCGCCGCCGGACCTGCCGGTCTCCACGGGGAAGGCGCGGCTGGTGGACGCGCTGGTGGTGCACACCGTGGGCACCGACTGCAACATCGGGAAGATGACGGCGGGGCTGCAGATCCGCGACGCGCTGGTGCGCAAGGGCGCGCGCGTGGGCTTCGCGGCCACGGGGCAGACGGGGATCCTGATCGAGGGGTGGGGGATCGCGGTGGACGCCGTGGTGGCCGACTTCGTGGGCGGGGCGGCGGAGCGGCTGGTGCTGCGCGCGGCCGAGGGGAGCGACGTGGTGCTGGTGGAGGGGCAGGGCTCGCTGGTGCACCCGGGGTACTCGGGGGTCACGCTGGGGCTCCTGCACGGGTCGATGCCCGACGCCCAGATCCTCTGCCACCAGCCCACGCGCGCCTGCCCGTTCAGCTACGCGGGGAACTACACCTGGATGCGCCTCCCCGACGTGCCGGAGATGATCCGCATCTGCGAGGGCGCCATCGCCCCCCTGCGCGAGTCGCCGGTGATCGGGATCGCGCTGAACACCTGGGACCTGGACGACGCCGCCGCGCGCGACGCCGTCCTGCGCGTCCAGGACCAGACGGGGCTGCCGGCCACCGACCCCGTGCGCTTCGACCCGGCGCCGCTAGCGGACGCCATCCTGGCCGCGCGCGAGCGGAAGCTGGCCGCCCGCGCGGGCGCGGCGGTGGAGTGA
- a CDS encoding YbjN domain-containing protein, whose translation MVTREDVESFLLRTGLESEEVGEGMWLVRGGGGETSAPLVVHYSPPVLVFRLKVMDVPDDEQQCTGLFRKLLQLNAADLMHAAYALEENDVILTESLPVENLDYNEFQATIDSFQMALATHLEVLAPFRECREPQPASAAQA comes from the coding sequence ATGGTCACCCGCGAAGACGTCGAGAGCTTCCTGCTCCGCACGGGGCTGGAGAGCGAGGAGGTGGGGGAGGGGATGTGGCTGGTGCGCGGCGGCGGCGGCGAGACTTCCGCGCCCCTGGTGGTGCACTACTCGCCCCCGGTGCTGGTCTTCCGGCTCAAGGTGATGGACGTGCCCGACGACGAGCAGCAGTGCACGGGCCTGTTCCGCAAGCTGCTCCAGCTCAACGCCGCCGACCTGATGCACGCGGCGTACGCGCTGGAGGAGAACGACGTGATCCTCACCGAGAGCCTCCCGGTGGAGAACCTGGACTACAACGAGTTCCAGGCCACCATCGACTCGTTCCAGATGGCGCTGGCCACGCACCTGGAGGTGCTGGCCCCGTTCCGCGAGTGCCGCGAGCCGCAGCCGGCCTCCGCCGCCCAGGCCTGA
- a CDS encoding PspA/IM30 family protein, translated as MGIFDRLSRMIRSNLNDLIARAENPEKMLNQVIDDMRNQLARARQEVAVAIADAAKLKKQVDDEQKQATDWEQRAMLAVRQGRDDLARQALLRHKEHAERAVALHETWQRHQEDTEKLRDALRQLSEKIQEAQRKKNLLIARQKRAQAQRRIHETMSGLSDSSAFEAFDRMAERIEQNERMAVAAASVTEELTGDSLEREFKALESSAGDDVDFRLLEMKQQLGILPPPAAPEQRQLSAGNGAQEESAPAPAAAAASPAGAGGTGGADRIHEAELLEEFEALEEEERGRA; from the coding sequence ATGGGGATCTTCGACAGACTGTCGCGAATGATCCGGTCGAACCTGAACGACCTGATCGCCCGGGCCGAGAACCCGGAGAAGATGCTGAACCAGGTGATCGACGACATGCGCAACCAGCTCGCGCGCGCGCGGCAGGAGGTTGCGGTTGCGATCGCCGACGCGGCCAAGCTGAAGAAGCAGGTCGACGACGAGCAGAAGCAGGCGACCGACTGGGAGCAGCGCGCCATGCTGGCCGTGCGCCAGGGCCGCGACGACCTGGCCCGCCAGGCGTTGCTGCGGCACAAGGAGCACGCCGAGCGCGCCGTGGCCCTGCACGAGACCTGGCAGCGCCACCAGGAAGACACCGAGAAGCTGCGCGACGCGCTCCGCCAGCTCTCGGAGAAGATCCAGGAGGCGCAGCGCAAGAAGAACCTGCTGATCGCCCGGCAGAAGCGGGCGCAGGCGCAGCGGCGCATCCACGAGACGATGTCGGGCCTCTCCGACTCGTCGGCGTTCGAGGCGTTCGACCGCATGGCCGAGCGCATCGAGCAGAACGAGCGGATGGCGGTGGCGGCGGCCTCGGTGACCGAGGAGCTGACGGGCGACAGTCTGGAGCGCGAGTTCAAGGCGCTGGAGTCGAGCGCGGGCGACGACGTGGACTTCCGGCTGCTGGAGATGAAGCAGCAGCTGGGCATCCTCCCGCCCCCCGCGGCCCCCGAGCAGCGGCAGCTCTCCGCCGGCAACGGCGCCCAGGAGGAGTCGGCCCCCGCCCCCGCGGCGGCGGCCGCCTCGCCCGCCGGGGCCGGGGGAACGGGCGGCGCCGACCGCATCCACGAGGCCGAGCTGCTGGAGGAGTTCGAGGCGCTGGAGGAGGAGGAGCGCGGCCGGGCGTAG
- a CDS encoding AI-2E family transporter — MTARDPSQSRPSPYGVLIAAIFAVLLLLFVYSVADVLLLVFLAALFSLFLGAISEFLEERFHFPRPLGILAAVVFTALLATGIGWLIVPPVLRQTQALLSALPAQAQMWVQGLRDLAGRYPLLASIMPPDEIDRQLQGLVSNAGNYFAGVFTFAFNSLHAAINIISVLVMGIYMAIRPEVYREGLIGLAPPVHRELVRDILADLGRSLRAWIGGQIIAMFFLGTLTWIGLVLLDVPFALAFGVFTGVAVMVPFFGTLVSTLLPAIFVLGSGGVVKALLVILLGVLIHLVEANFVHPLIMERRVHIPPVLSILSVLVMAELLGAVGLLVAVPVVATLMVITRRIYVHRLLEGKGFRRFVRDAPTEVRLPEGAARVEPGRISIPAILEEAGAAPR, encoded by the coding sequence ATGACCGCGCGAGACCCGTCGCAGAGCCGACCCTCCCCGTACGGGGTGCTGATCGCGGCGATCTTCGCCGTGCTGCTGCTGCTGTTCGTCTACAGCGTGGCCGACGTGCTGCTGCTGGTGTTCCTGGCGGCGCTCTTCTCGCTGTTCCTGGGGGCGATCAGCGAGTTCCTGGAGGAGCGCTTCCACTTCCCCCGGCCGCTGGGGATCCTGGCGGCGGTGGTGTTCACGGCGCTCCTGGCCACGGGGATCGGCTGGCTGATCGTGCCGCCGGTGCTGCGGCAGACGCAGGCGCTGCTCAGCGCCCTCCCCGCGCAGGCGCAGATGTGGGTGCAGGGCCTGCGCGACCTGGCGGGCCGCTACCCGCTGCTCGCCTCCATCATGCCGCCGGACGAGATCGACCGGCAGCTGCAGGGGCTGGTCTCGAACGCGGGGAACTACTTCGCCGGCGTCTTCACCTTCGCCTTCAACAGCCTGCACGCGGCGATCAACATCATCAGCGTGCTGGTGATGGGCATCTACATGGCGATCCGCCCCGAGGTGTACCGCGAGGGGCTGATCGGGCTGGCGCCGCCGGTGCACCGCGAGCTGGTGCGCGACATCCTGGCCGACCTGGGCCGGTCCTTGCGCGCGTGGATCGGCGGCCAGATCATCGCCATGTTCTTCCTGGGGACCCTCACCTGGATCGGGCTGGTGCTGCTGGACGTTCCCTTCGCGCTGGCGTTCGGGGTGTTCACCGGCGTGGCGGTGATGGTGCCGTTCTTCGGCACCCTGGTGTCCACGCTGCTCCCGGCGATCTTCGTGCTGGGCTCGGGCGGGGTGGTGAAGGCGCTGCTGGTGATCCTGCTGGGCGTGCTGATCCACCTGGTGGAGGCCAACTTCGTTCACCCGCTCATCATGGAGCGGCGGGTGCACATCCCGCCGGTGCTCTCCATCCTGAGCGTGCTGGTGATGGCCGAGCTGCTGGGGGCGGTGGGCCTGCTGGTGGCCGTCCCCGTGGTGGCCACGCTGATGGTGATCACCCGGCGCATCTACGTGCACCGCCTGCTGGAGGGGAAGGGCTTCCGCCGCTTCGTGCGCGACGCCCCCACCGAGGTCCGCCTCCCCGAGGGCGCCGCGCGCGTGGAGCCCGGCCGGATCAGCATCCCCGCGATCCTGGAGGAGGCTGGGGCGGCGCCGAGGTAG